Proteins from a single region of Verrucosispora sp. NA02020:
- a CDS encoding CaiB/BaiF CoA-transferase family protein, with translation MAVTAEQAAGPLAGVRVVELAGIGPGPFAAMMLADLGADVIRVDRLTDVDPSAFGTAHPDLLNRGRRSVGVDLKSAGGRETVLALAQSADALVEGFRPGVTERLGLGPADCHALNPKLVYGRMTGWGQDGPSAPYAGHDIDYLALTGALHGIGRADERPVPPLNLLGDFGGGGMMLALGVVSALYAVRGGATGQVIDAAIVDGVAVLGTQIHALRRLGRWQDPRGVNLLDGGAPFYDTYECADGRHVAVGALEPRFYEELVRRTGFPLPGDEAPDRTDPAHWPALRAAWARLFRTRTRDEWAALLTASDACVAPVLDWAEAPEHPHLVARDTFVVRDGVVQPAPAPRFSGTPTSVRRPPPWPGEHTDEVLAEIGYGPERVAALRADGAVG, from the coding sequence ATGGCGGTGACCGCAGAGCAGGCGGCCGGCCCGCTGGCCGGAGTACGCGTGGTCGAGCTGGCCGGGATCGGCCCCGGCCCCTTCGCCGCGATGATGCTGGCCGATCTCGGAGCGGACGTGATCCGGGTGGACCGGCTCACCGACGTGGACCCCTCGGCCTTCGGCACCGCCCACCCGGACCTGCTCAACCGAGGTCGACGCTCGGTCGGCGTGGACCTCAAGTCCGCCGGCGGACGTGAGACGGTGCTCGCCCTGGCGCAGAGCGCGGACGCGCTGGTCGAGGGGTTCCGACCCGGGGTGACCGAGCGCCTCGGTCTCGGGCCGGCCGACTGCCACGCGCTCAACCCGAAGCTGGTGTACGGCCGGATGACCGGCTGGGGGCAGGACGGCCCGAGCGCCCCGTACGCCGGACACGACATCGACTACCTCGCGTTGACCGGCGCGCTGCACGGCATCGGGCGGGCGGACGAGCGGCCGGTGCCCCCACTCAACCTGCTGGGCGACTTCGGCGGCGGCGGGATGATGCTGGCCCTGGGCGTGGTCTCCGCCCTCTACGCGGTACGCGGCGGCGCCACCGGCCAGGTGATCGACGCGGCCATCGTGGACGGCGTGGCGGTGCTCGGCACGCAGATCCACGCGTTGCGGAGGCTCGGCCGCTGGCAGGACCCGCGCGGCGTCAACCTGCTCGACGGCGGCGCGCCGTTCTACGACACCTACGAGTGCGCCGACGGGCGCCACGTGGCGGTCGGCGCCCTGGAGCCGCGCTTCTACGAGGAACTGGTCCGCCGCACCGGGTTCCCACTGCCGGGCGACGAGGCACCGGACCGGACCGACCCGGCGCACTGGCCGGCGTTGCGCGCCGCCTGGGCGCGGCTGTTCCGGACCCGTACCAGGGACGAGTGGGCGGCCCTGCTCACCGCCTCCGACGCCTGCGTCGCGCCGGTGCTGGACTGGGCCGAGGCGCCGGAGCACCCGCACCTGGTGGCGCGGGACACGTTCGTGGTGCGGGACGGCGTGGTGCAACCGGCACCGGCCCCCCGTTTCTCCGGCACCCCCACCTCGGTACGCCGACCGCCGCCCTGGCCGGGCGAGCACACCGACGAGGTCCTCGCCGAGATCGGCTACGGACCGGAACGGGTGGCCGCCCTGCGGGCCGACGGGGCGGTGGGCTGA
- a CDS encoding DUF2267 domain-containing protein — MDYDTFVDQVARRAGTTPERAVDLTRATLATLAERLTGGEALDLSLQLPVPLRQSMRTTPDGEAAQRFDADEFAARVAFRLGVQTSAARGGVRAVFTALREALAGEFETLMVQLPRDYRDMVEPALAPGATLRRR, encoded by the coding sequence ATGGACTACGACACGTTCGTCGACCAGGTCGCCCGGCGGGCCGGTACGACGCCGGAGCGGGCGGTGGACCTGACCCGGGCGACGCTGGCCACGCTGGCCGAGCGGCTGACCGGCGGGGAGGCCCTGGACCTGTCTCTGCAACTGCCGGTGCCGCTGCGCCAGTCGATGCGGACGACCCCCGACGGTGAGGCGGCCCAGCGTTTCGACGCCGACGAGTTCGCCGCCCGGGTGGCGTTCCGCCTCGGGGTGCAGACGTCGGCGGCCCGAGGCGGGGTCCGCGCGGTCTTCACCGCACTGCGCGAGGCGCTGGCCGGTGAGTTCGAGACGCTGATGGTCCAGCTTCCCCGCGACTATCGCGACATGGTCGAGCCCGCGCTGGCACCCGGCGCGACCCTGCGACGCCGCTGA
- a CDS encoding DUF2795 domain-containing protein, with protein sequence MASYADVLQYLSRLDYPADKDEVVREAEREGAPPDVVQALRALPPVDYANSTEVARSAHIDASEEADDAQRGAAGRDKRHQRVSQHLRSI encoded by the coding sequence ATGGCGAGTTACGCCGACGTCCTGCAGTACCTGTCCCGCCTGGACTACCCCGCCGACAAGGACGAGGTGGTACGCGAGGCCGAACGCGAGGGGGCACCGCCGGACGTGGTGCAGGCCCTGCGCGCGCTGCCGCCGGTGGACTACGCGAACAGCACCGAGGTGGCGCGTTCCGCCCACATCGACGCGAGCGAGGAGGCCGACGACGCCCAGCGCGGCGCGGCCGGACGGGACAAGCGTCACCAGCGGGTGTCGCAGCACCTGCGCAGCATCTGA
- a CDS encoding pirin family protein translates to MERAESMPAQTRPPGVATVDPGSVLLPGHDVPLGRYTTVRRLLPQRTRRMVGAWCFVDHFGPDDVAQRPGMEVPPHPHTGLQTVTWLLDGEILHRDSLGNAQPIRPGQLNVMTSGHGIAHSERSPAAHPPLMHGVQLWVALPDPARAGAADFAHHAELPRWRDGDLDVTLLVGDLGGEVSPARVHTPLLGAQLDLSGAGPAALPLRRDFEYALLALDGAAEVDDVALEPGALLWLGAGRDTLTVRGGPGARLMLLGGTPFEEPLVMWWNFVGRSHEEIADAREDWMAGRRFGTVADDPDPPLPAPALPTVRLKARDRSGGFRN, encoded by the coding sequence GTGGAACGTGCCGAGTCGATGCCCGCGCAGACCCGACCGCCCGGTGTGGCCACCGTCGACCCCGGCAGCGTCCTGTTGCCCGGCCACGACGTGCCGCTGGGGCGCTACACGACGGTGCGTCGGCTGCTTCCGCAACGCACCCGCCGGATGGTCGGCGCCTGGTGCTTCGTGGACCACTTCGGTCCGGACGACGTGGCGCAGCGCCCGGGCATGGAGGTGCCGCCGCATCCACACACCGGGCTGCAGACCGTGACCTGGCTGCTCGACGGCGAGATCCTGCACCGCGACAGCCTCGGCAACGCGCAGCCGATCCGACCCGGGCAGCTCAACGTGATGACCTCCGGGCACGGCATCGCGCACTCCGAGCGGTCCCCGGCCGCCCATCCGCCGCTGATGCACGGCGTGCAGCTCTGGGTGGCGCTGCCGGACCCGGCCCGCGCCGGCGCGGCCGACTTCGCCCACCACGCCGAGTTGCCCCGGTGGCGCGACGGCGACCTGGACGTCACCCTGCTCGTCGGTGACCTCGGCGGCGAGGTCTCGCCGGCCCGGGTGCACACCCCGCTGCTCGGCGCGCAGCTCGACCTGAGCGGTGCGGGTCCGGCCGCACTGCCGTTGCGTCGCGACTTCGAGTACGCGCTGCTGGCGCTCGACGGCGCCGCCGAGGTGGACGACGTGGCGCTGGAGCCGGGGGCACTGCTCTGGCTCGGCGCCGGGCGGGACACCCTGACCGTGCGCGGTGGGCCGGGTGCCCGGCTGATGCTGCTCGGCGGGACGCCGTTCGAGGAGCCGCTGGTGATGTGGTGGAACTTCGTCGGCCGCAGCCACGAGGAGATCGCCGACGCCCGGGAGGACTGGATGGCCGGTCGGCGCTTCGGTACGGTCGCCGACGACCCCGACCCGCCGCTGCCCGCCCCGGCGCTGCCCACGGTCCGGCTCAAGGCCCGCGACCGCTCCGGCGGCTTCAGGAACTGA
- a CDS encoding MazG-like family protein encodes MDETIWTTVRTARDWLDVTNGTGEAELTCRMLKLTEEAGEVAGAWIGFLGQNPRKGVTHTRADVAAELADVAFTALVAIESLGLDAREVLGGCADKVAGRLGAPVEGEVRPRVD; translated from the coding sequence GTGGACGAGACGATCTGGACGACTGTACGCACTGCGCGTGACTGGCTGGACGTGACAAACGGCACCGGTGAGGCGGAGCTGACCTGCCGGATGCTCAAGCTCACCGAGGAGGCGGGTGAGGTGGCGGGCGCCTGGATCGGGTTCCTCGGCCAGAACCCGCGCAAGGGGGTCACGCACACCCGGGCGGACGTGGCGGCGGAGCTGGCCGACGTGGCGTTCACCGCGCTGGTCGCCATCGAGAGCCTGGGTCTGGACGCCCGCGAGGTCCTCGGCGGGTGCGCCGACAAGGTCGCCGGTCGGCTGGGCGCACCGGTCGAGGGGGAGGTTCGTCCCCGAGTTGACTGA
- the gdhA gene encoding NADP-specific glutamate dehydrogenase, giving the protein MPETVESVFASVVNRNPGEPEFHQAVREVLESIGPALARHPEYADARIIERICEPERQIIFRVPWEDDRGRVRVNRGFRVEFNSALGPFKGGLRFHPSVYLGIVKFLGFEQIFKNALTGLPIGAGKGGADFDPKGCSDREVMRFCQSYMTELYRHIGAQTDVPAGDIGVGGREIGYLFGQYKRITNRYESGVLTGKGLSYGGAQARTEATGYGAAFFAEEMLTQGGDSMDGKRVVVSGAGNVAIYAIQKVHQLGGRVVACSDSSGYVLDEKGIDLDVLRDLKERRRGRLADYVREVPHAVAVAGRTPWEVPCDLALPCATQNEIGGAEAAQLVAGGCVAVVEGANMPTTPEAVRILGRAGVRFAPGKAANAGGVAVSALEMQQNASRESWTFAESEQRLRETMRDIHARCWATAEEYGLPGDYVAGANINGFRRVAEAMLAQGLI; this is encoded by the coding sequence ATGCCGGAGACGGTCGAGTCGGTGTTCGCCAGTGTGGTCAACCGCAACCCGGGTGAGCCCGAGTTCCACCAGGCCGTACGGGAGGTGTTGGAGAGCATCGGCCCGGCGCTCGCGCGTCACCCGGAGTACGCCGACGCCCGGATCATCGAACGGATCTGCGAGCCGGAGCGGCAGATCATCTTCCGGGTGCCGTGGGAGGACGACCGGGGTCGGGTCCGGGTGAACCGGGGATTCCGGGTGGAGTTCAACAGCGCCCTCGGCCCGTTCAAGGGCGGCCTGCGCTTCCACCCCTCGGTCTACCTGGGCATCGTCAAGTTCCTCGGCTTCGAGCAGATCTTCAAGAACGCGCTGACCGGGCTGCCGATCGGGGCCGGCAAGGGCGGTGCCGACTTCGACCCCAAGGGATGCTCGGACCGCGAGGTGATGCGGTTCTGCCAGAGCTACATGACCGAGCTGTACCGCCACATCGGCGCGCAGACCGACGTGCCCGCGGGTGACATCGGGGTGGGCGGCCGGGAGATCGGCTACCTGTTCGGCCAGTACAAGCGGATCACCAACCGGTACGAGTCGGGCGTGCTCACCGGTAAGGGCCTGTCGTACGGCGGCGCGCAGGCGCGTACCGAGGCCACCGGGTACGGCGCGGCGTTCTTCGCCGAGGAGATGCTCACCCAGGGCGGCGACAGCATGGACGGCAAACGGGTGGTGGTCTCCGGCGCCGGTAACGTGGCGATCTACGCGATCCAGAAGGTGCACCAGCTCGGCGGCAGGGTGGTCGCCTGCTCCGACTCGTCCGGGTATGTCCTGGACGAGAAGGGCATCGACCTCGACGTGCTGCGGGACCTGAAGGAACGCCGCCGGGGCCGGCTCGCCGACTACGTACGCGAGGTGCCGCATGCGGTCGCCGTCGCCGGGCGTACTCCCTGGGAGGTGCCTTGTGACCTGGCCCTACCGTGCGCGACGCAGAACGAGATCGGCGGCGCCGAGGCCGCGCAGCTCGTCGCCGGCGGCTGCGTCGCGGTGGTGGAGGGGGCGAACATGCCGACCACCCCGGAGGCGGTCCGCATCCTGGGCCGGGCCGGGGTCCGGTTCGCACCCGGCAAGGCGGCCAACGCCGGTGGGGTGGCGGTCAGCGCCCTGGAGATGCAGCAGAACGCCAGCCGGGAGTCGTGGACGTTCGCCGAGTCGGAGCAGCGGCTCCGCGAGACCATGCGCGACATCCACGCCCGCTGCTGGGCCACCGCCGAGGAGTACGGCCTCCCCGGCGACTACGTGGCCGGCGCCAACATCAACGGCTTCCGCCGAGTAGCCGAAGCCATGCTCGCCCAGGGCCTGATCTAA
- a CDS encoding erythromycin esterase family protein: protein MSGRTYDLQRAGHRISSLVDHATIVGLGTSTREAHELFGLVEQTTHALVESGFRVVAVLDNPRIGERYDQFVQGQQIDLDAALGQAWGPWRTTEMREALGRLRRHNERHPADPVRIVAIGGSRVLPADYDRAVGLIARRDATTATRVTQLFDVIRTAHDDGEHVRRARGTHPGTPFVDLARTAHDLVAGLDPGPERDEALPLLDAIVAHHANAIGVGHDLAREERAAADRLLAHQRRTGDRIVLWEGSARVATHEVMTGGHLRAALGDRYAAVHLAFGHGRIPERDLPRPSPDSLEAVLLTGADDDVRVVDLRAPHPTEITPILDRPARTRVISGMYDPERDEEHYHELPSPRHSFDVVAVLPTITPIHPR, encoded by the coding sequence GCCACGATCGTCGGTCTGGGCACCTCCACCCGTGAGGCGCACGAACTCTTCGGCCTCGTCGAGCAGACCACCCACGCGTTGGTCGAATCCGGATTCCGCGTCGTCGCGGTGCTGGACAACCCGCGCATCGGTGAGCGGTACGACCAGTTCGTCCAGGGGCAGCAGATCGATCTCGACGCGGCGCTCGGTCAGGCGTGGGGGCCGTGGCGAACGACCGAGATGCGCGAGGCGCTCGGCCGGCTGCGCCGGCACAACGAGCGGCACCCGGCCGATCCGGTGCGGATCGTCGCGATCGGCGGTTCGCGCGTGCTGCCCGCCGACTACGACCGGGCCGTGGGGCTGATCGCGCGGCGCGACGCGACGACGGCGACACGCGTCACGCAGCTCTTCGACGTCATCCGCACCGCCCACGACGACGGCGAGCACGTCCGACGTGCGCGCGGCACCCACCCCGGCACGCCCTTCGTCGACCTCGCCCGCACCGCCCACGACCTGGTCGCCGGGCTCGACCCGGGCCCGGAGCGTGACGAAGCGCTGCCGCTGCTCGACGCGATCGTGGCGCATCACGCCAACGCCATCGGCGTGGGACACGACCTGGCGCGGGAGGAACGGGCCGCCGCCGACCGCCTCCTCGCACACCAGCGGCGCACCGGTGACCGCATCGTCCTCTGGGAGGGCAGCGCGCGCGTCGCCACACACGAGGTCATGACCGGCGGCCATCTCCGGGCGGCTCTCGGCGACCGGTACGCCGCCGTCCATCTCGCCTTCGGCCACGGCCGGATTCCCGAGCGGGACCTTCCCCGGCCGAGCCCGGACTCGCTGGAGGCGGTGCTGCTGACCGGCGCCGACGACGACGTACGGGTGGTGGACCTGCGCGCGCCGCACCCGACCGAGATCACCCCGATTCTCGATCGGCCCGCGCGGACCCGGGTGATCTCCGGGATGTACGACCCCGAGCGCGACGAGGAGCACTACCACGAGCTGCCCTCGCCCCGGCACAGTTTCGACGTCGTCGCGGTCCTCCCCACGATCACGCCGATCCACCCGAGATAG